The following are encoded together in the Bos javanicus breed banteng chromosome X, ARS-OSU_banteng_1.0, whole genome shotgun sequence genome:
- the TFE3 gene encoding transcription factor E3 isoform X2: MSHAAEPAQDGVEASAEGPRAVFLLLEDRRPADSAQLLSLNSLLPESGIVADIELENVLDPDSFYELKSPPLSLRSSLPISLQATPATPATLSASSSAEGSRTPAMSSSSSSRVLLRQQLMRAQAQEQERRERREQASSFPSPAPASPAISVVGVSAGGHTLGRPPPAQVPREVLKVQTHLENPTRYHLQQARRQQVKQYLSTTLGPKLASQALTPPPGGASVQPLPTPEAAHAPGPTSSAPNSPMALLTIGSSSEKEVSGCRRPSHVPPTPASSNAPLYFSQIDDVIDEIISLESSYNDEMLSYLPGGNTGLQLPSTLPVSGNLLDVYNNQGVATPAITVSNSCPAELPNIKREISETEAKALLKERQKKDNHNLIERRRRFNINDRIKELGTLIPKSSDPEMRWNKGTILKASVDYIRKLQKEQQRSKDLESRQRSLEQANRSLQLRIQELELQAQIHGLPVPPTPGLLSLAATSASDSLKPEQLDVEEEGRPGTAIFHATGGLAQSAPHQQPPPPPSDALLDLHFPSDHLGDLGDPFHLGLEDILMEEEEGVVGGLSGGTLSPLRAASDPLLSSVSPAVSKASSRRSSFSMEEES, from the exons ATGTCTCATGCGGCCGAGCCAGCTCAGGACGGCGTAGAGGCCAGCGCGGAGGGCCCTCGAGCCGTGTTCCTGTTGTTGGAGGACCGCAGGCCGGCCGACTCAGCCCAGCTGCTCAG CCTGAACTCTTTGCTTCCGGAGTCCGGGATTGTTGCTGACATCGAGTTAGAAAACGTCCTTGATCCTGACAGCTTCTACGAGCTCAAAAGCCCACCCCTATCGCTACGCTCAAG CCTCCCAATATCACTGCAGGCCACACCAGCCACCCCAGCTACACTATCTGCATCATCTTCTGCCGAGGGCTCCAGGACCCCTGCCATGTCGTCCTCTTCTTCATCGCGGGTCTTGCTGCGGCAGCAGCTAATGAGGGCCCAGGCCCAGGAACAGGAGAGGCGTGAGCGTCGGGAACAGGCCTCTTCCTTCCCTAGTCCTGCACCTGCCTCTCCCGCCATCTCTGTGGTTGGCGTCTCTGCTGGGGGCCACACACTGGGTCGTCCTCCCCCAGCTCAGGTGCCCAGGGAGGTGCTCAAG GTGCAGACCCATCTGGAGAACCCAACACGCTATCATCTACAGCAGGCGCGCCGACAGCAGGTGAAACAGTACCTGTCCACCACACTTGGGCCCAAGCTGGCTTCCCAGGCCCTCACCCCACCACCAGGGGGTGCTAGTGTCCAGCCGCTCCCCACCCCCGAGGCTGCCCACGCTCCTGGCCCCACCAGCAGTGCTCCCAACAGCCCCATGGCGCTGCTCACCATCGGGTCTAGCTCAGAGAAGGAGGTGAGTGGCTGCAGACGACCCTCACATGTTCCCCCTACCCCAGCTTCTTCTAATGCTCCTCTGTATTTCTCCCAGATTGACGATGTCATCGATGAGATCATTAGCTTGGAGTCCAGTTACAATGATGAGATGCTCAGCTATCTGCCTGGAGGCAACACGGGGCTGCAGCTCCCTAGCACA CTGCCTGTGTCGGGGAATCTGCTTGATGTGTACAATAATCAGGGCGTAGCCACGCCAGCCATCACTGTCAGCAACTCCTGTCCAGCTGAGCTGCCCAATATCAAACGGGAGATCTCTG AGACGGAGGCCAAGGCCCTTTTGAAGGAACGGCAGAAGAAAGACAATCACAATCTGA TTGAACGTCGCAGGCGATTCAACATTAACGACAGGATCAAGGAGTTGGGCACCCTCATCCCCAAGTCCAGTGACCC GGAAATGCGCTGGAACAAGGGCACCATCCTAAAAGCCTCCGTGGATTACATCCGCAAGTTGCAGAAGGAGCAACAGCGCTCCAAAGACCTGGAGAGCCGGCAGCGATCCCTGGAGCAAGCCAACCGCAGCCTGCAGCTCCGAATCCAG GAGCTGGAGCTGCAGGCCCAGATCCATGGTCTGCCGGTGCCTCCCACGCCAGGGCTGCTCTCGCTGGCTGCAACTTCAGCCTCTGACAGTCTCAAGCCAGAGCAGCTGGATGTTGAAGAGGAAGGCAGGCCAGGCACAGCAATTTTTCATGCAACAGGGGGCCTTGCCCAAAGTGCTCCCCATCAGCAGCCGCCACCACCACCCTCAGATGCACTTCTGGACCTGCACTTTCCCAGCGACCACCTGGGGGATCTGGGGGACCCCTTCCATCTGGGGCTGGAGGACATtctgatggaggaggaggagggggtggtggggggactgTCAGGGGGCACCCTGTCCCCACTGCGGGCTGCCTCTGATCCCCTGCTTTCTTCAGTATCCCCTGCAGTCTCCAAGGCCAGCAGTCGCCGCAGCAGCTTCAGCATGGAAGAGGAGTCCTGA
- the TFE3 gene encoding transcription factor E3 isoform X4 — MSHAAEPAQDGVEASAEGPRAVFLLLEDRRPADSAQLLSLNSLLPESGIVADIELENVLDPDSFYELKSPPLSLRSSLPISLQATPATPATLSASSSAEGSRTPAMSSSSSSRVLLRQQLMRAQAQEQERRERREQASSFPSPAPASPAISVVGVSAGGHTLGRPPPAQVPREVLKVQTHLENPTRYHLQQARRQQVKQYLSTTLGPKLASQALTPPPGGASVQPLPTPEAAHAPGPTSSAPNSPMALLTIGSSSEKEIDDVIDEIISLESSYNDEMLSYLPGGNTGLQLPSTLPVSGNLLDVYNNQGVATPAITVSNSCPAELPNIKREISETEAKALLKERQKKDNHNLIERRRRFNINDRIKELGTLIPKSSDPEMRWNKGTILKASVDYIRKLQKEQQRSKDLESRQRSLEQANRSLQLRIQELELQAQIHGLPVPPTPGLLSLAATSASDSLKPEQLDVEEEGRPGTAIFHATGGLAQSAPHQQPPPPPSDALLDLHFPSDHLGDLGDPFHLGLEDILMEEEEGVVGGLSGGTLSPLRAASDPLLSSVSPAVSKASSRRSSFSMEEES, encoded by the exons ATGTCTCATGCGGCCGAGCCAGCTCAGGACGGCGTAGAGGCCAGCGCGGAGGGCCCTCGAGCCGTGTTCCTGTTGTTGGAGGACCGCAGGCCGGCCGACTCAGCCCAGCTGCTCAG CCTGAACTCTTTGCTTCCGGAGTCCGGGATTGTTGCTGACATCGAGTTAGAAAACGTCCTTGATCCTGACAGCTTCTACGAGCTCAAAAGCCCACCCCTATCGCTACGCTCAAG CCTCCCAATATCACTGCAGGCCACACCAGCCACCCCAGCTACACTATCTGCATCATCTTCTGCCGAGGGCTCCAGGACCCCTGCCATGTCGTCCTCTTCTTCATCGCGGGTCTTGCTGCGGCAGCAGCTAATGAGGGCCCAGGCCCAGGAACAGGAGAGGCGTGAGCGTCGGGAACAGGCCTCTTCCTTCCCTAGTCCTGCACCTGCCTCTCCCGCCATCTCTGTGGTTGGCGTCTCTGCTGGGGGCCACACACTGGGTCGTCCTCCCCCAGCTCAGGTGCCCAGGGAGGTGCTCAAG GTGCAGACCCATCTGGAGAACCCAACACGCTATCATCTACAGCAGGCGCGCCGACAGCAGGTGAAACAGTACCTGTCCACCACACTTGGGCCCAAGCTGGCTTCCCAGGCCCTCACCCCACCACCAGGGGGTGCTAGTGTCCAGCCGCTCCCCACCCCCGAGGCTGCCCACGCTCCTGGCCCCACCAGCAGTGCTCCCAACAGCCCCATGGCGCTGCTCACCATCGGGTCTAGCTCAGAGAAGGAG ATTGACGATGTCATCGATGAGATCATTAGCTTGGAGTCCAGTTACAATGATGAGATGCTCAGCTATCTGCCTGGAGGCAACACGGGGCTGCAGCTCCCTAGCACA CTGCCTGTGTCGGGGAATCTGCTTGATGTGTACAATAATCAGGGCGTAGCCACGCCAGCCATCACTGTCAGCAACTCCTGTCCAGCTGAGCTGCCCAATATCAAACGGGAGATCTCTG AGACGGAGGCCAAGGCCCTTTTGAAGGAACGGCAGAAGAAAGACAATCACAATCTGA TTGAACGTCGCAGGCGATTCAACATTAACGACAGGATCAAGGAGTTGGGCACCCTCATCCCCAAGTCCAGTGACCC GGAAATGCGCTGGAACAAGGGCACCATCCTAAAAGCCTCCGTGGATTACATCCGCAAGTTGCAGAAGGAGCAACAGCGCTCCAAAGACCTGGAGAGCCGGCAGCGATCCCTGGAGCAAGCCAACCGCAGCCTGCAGCTCCGAATCCAG GAGCTGGAGCTGCAGGCCCAGATCCATGGTCTGCCGGTGCCTCCCACGCCAGGGCTGCTCTCGCTGGCTGCAACTTCAGCCTCTGACAGTCTCAAGCCAGAGCAGCTGGATGTTGAAGAGGAAGGCAGGCCAGGCACAGCAATTTTTCATGCAACAGGGGGCCTTGCCCAAAGTGCTCCCCATCAGCAGCCGCCACCACCACCCTCAGATGCACTTCTGGACCTGCACTTTCCCAGCGACCACCTGGGGGATCTGGGGGACCCCTTCCATCTGGGGCTGGAGGACATtctgatggaggaggaggagggggtggtggggggactgTCAGGGGGCACCCTGTCCCCACTGCGGGCTGCCTCTGATCCCCTGCTTTCTTCAGTATCCCCTGCAGTCTCCAAGGCCAGCAGTCGCCGCAGCAGCTTCAGCATGGAAGAGGAGTCCTGA
- the TFE3 gene encoding transcription factor E3 isoform X5, whose translation MSHAAEPAQDGVEASAEGPRAVFLLLEDRRPADSAQLLSLNSLLPESGIVADIELENVLDPDSFYELKSPPLSLRSSLPISLQATPATPATLSASSSAEGSRTPAMSSSSSSRVLLRQQLMRAQAQEQERRERREQASSFPSPAPASPAISVVGVSAGGHTLGRPPPAQVPREVLKVQTHLENPTRYHLQQARRQQIDDVIDEIISLESSYNDEMLSYLPGGNTGLQLPSTLPVSGNLLDVYNNQGVATPAITVSNSCPAELPNIKREISGPEALTTTPSLPETEAKALLKERQKKDNHNLIERRRRFNINDRIKELGTLIPKSSDPEMRWNKGTILKASVDYIRKLQKEQQRSKDLESRQRSLEQANRSLQLRIQELELQAQIHGLPVPPTPGLLSLAATSASDSLKPEQLDVEEEGRPGTAIFHATGGLAQSAPHQQPPPPPSDALLDLHFPSDHLGDLGDPFHLGLEDILMEEEEGVVGGLSGGTLSPLRAASDPLLSSVSPAVSKASSRRSSFSMEEES comes from the exons ATGTCTCATGCGGCCGAGCCAGCTCAGGACGGCGTAGAGGCCAGCGCGGAGGGCCCTCGAGCCGTGTTCCTGTTGTTGGAGGACCGCAGGCCGGCCGACTCAGCCCAGCTGCTCAG CCTGAACTCTTTGCTTCCGGAGTCCGGGATTGTTGCTGACATCGAGTTAGAAAACGTCCTTGATCCTGACAGCTTCTACGAGCTCAAAAGCCCACCCCTATCGCTACGCTCAAG CCTCCCAATATCACTGCAGGCCACACCAGCCACCCCAGCTACACTATCTGCATCATCTTCTGCCGAGGGCTCCAGGACCCCTGCCATGTCGTCCTCTTCTTCATCGCGGGTCTTGCTGCGGCAGCAGCTAATGAGGGCCCAGGCCCAGGAACAGGAGAGGCGTGAGCGTCGGGAACAGGCCTCTTCCTTCCCTAGTCCTGCACCTGCCTCTCCCGCCATCTCTGTGGTTGGCGTCTCTGCTGGGGGCCACACACTGGGTCGTCCTCCCCCAGCTCAGGTGCCCAGGGAGGTGCTCAAG GTGCAGACCCATCTGGAGAACCCAACACGCTATCATCTACAGCAGGCGCGCCGACAGCAG ATTGACGATGTCATCGATGAGATCATTAGCTTGGAGTCCAGTTACAATGATGAGATGCTCAGCTATCTGCCTGGAGGCAACACGGGGCTGCAGCTCCCTAGCACA CTGCCTGTGTCGGGGAATCTGCTTGATGTGTACAATAATCAGGGCGTAGCCACGCCAGCCATCACTGTCAGCAACTCCTGTCCAGCTGAGCTGCCCAATATCAAACGGGAGATCTCTG GCCCAGAAGCCCTGACCACTACCCCATCTCTTCCAGAGACGGAGGCCAAGGCCCTTTTGAAGGAACGGCAGAAGAAAGACAATCACAATCTGA TTGAACGTCGCAGGCGATTCAACATTAACGACAGGATCAAGGAGTTGGGCACCCTCATCCCCAAGTCCAGTGACCC GGAAATGCGCTGGAACAAGGGCACCATCCTAAAAGCCTCCGTGGATTACATCCGCAAGTTGCAGAAGGAGCAACAGCGCTCCAAAGACCTGGAGAGCCGGCAGCGATCCCTGGAGCAAGCCAACCGCAGCCTGCAGCTCCGAATCCAG GAGCTGGAGCTGCAGGCCCAGATCCATGGTCTGCCGGTGCCTCCCACGCCAGGGCTGCTCTCGCTGGCTGCAACTTCAGCCTCTGACAGTCTCAAGCCAGAGCAGCTGGATGTTGAAGAGGAAGGCAGGCCAGGCACAGCAATTTTTCATGCAACAGGGGGCCTTGCCCAAAGTGCTCCCCATCAGCAGCCGCCACCACCACCCTCAGATGCACTTCTGGACCTGCACTTTCCCAGCGACCACCTGGGGGATCTGGGGGACCCCTTCCATCTGGGGCTGGAGGACATtctgatggaggaggaggagggggtggtggggggactgTCAGGGGGCACCCTGTCCCCACTGCGGGCTGCCTCTGATCCCCTGCTTTCTTCAGTATCCCCTGCAGTCTCCAAGGCCAGCAGTCGCCGCAGCAGCTTCAGCATGGAAGAGGAGTCCTGA
- the TFE3 gene encoding transcription factor E3 isoform X3 has protein sequence MSHAAEPAQDGVEASAEGPRAVFLLLEDRRPADSAQLLSLNSLLPESGIVADIELENVLDPDSFYELKSPPLSLRSSLPISLQATPATPATLSASSSAEGSRTPAMSSSSSSRVLLRQQLMRAQAQEQERRERREQASSFPSPAPASPAISVVGVSAGGHTLGRPPPAQVPREVLKVQTHLENPTRYHLQQARRQQVKQYLSTTLGPKLASQALTPPPGGASVQPLPTPEAAHAPGPTSSAPNSPMALLTIGSSSEKEIDDVIDEIISLESSYNDEMLSYLPGGNTGLQLPSTLPVSGNLLDVYNNQGVATPAITVSNSCPAELPNIKREISGPEALTTTPSLPETEAKALLKERQKKDNHNLIERRRRFNINDRIKELGTLIPKSSDPEMRWNKGTILKASVDYIRKLQKEQQRSKDLESRQRSLEQANRSLQLRIQELELQAQIHGLPVPPTPGLLSLAATSASDSLKPEQLDVEEEGRPGTAIFHATGGLAQSAPHQQPPPPPSDALLDLHFPSDHLGDLGDPFHLGLEDILMEEEEGVVGGLSGGTLSPLRAASDPLLSSVSPAVSKASSRRSSFSMEEES, from the exons ATGTCTCATGCGGCCGAGCCAGCTCAGGACGGCGTAGAGGCCAGCGCGGAGGGCCCTCGAGCCGTGTTCCTGTTGTTGGAGGACCGCAGGCCGGCCGACTCAGCCCAGCTGCTCAG CCTGAACTCTTTGCTTCCGGAGTCCGGGATTGTTGCTGACATCGAGTTAGAAAACGTCCTTGATCCTGACAGCTTCTACGAGCTCAAAAGCCCACCCCTATCGCTACGCTCAAG CCTCCCAATATCACTGCAGGCCACACCAGCCACCCCAGCTACACTATCTGCATCATCTTCTGCCGAGGGCTCCAGGACCCCTGCCATGTCGTCCTCTTCTTCATCGCGGGTCTTGCTGCGGCAGCAGCTAATGAGGGCCCAGGCCCAGGAACAGGAGAGGCGTGAGCGTCGGGAACAGGCCTCTTCCTTCCCTAGTCCTGCACCTGCCTCTCCCGCCATCTCTGTGGTTGGCGTCTCTGCTGGGGGCCACACACTGGGTCGTCCTCCCCCAGCTCAGGTGCCCAGGGAGGTGCTCAAG GTGCAGACCCATCTGGAGAACCCAACACGCTATCATCTACAGCAGGCGCGCCGACAGCAGGTGAAACAGTACCTGTCCACCACACTTGGGCCCAAGCTGGCTTCCCAGGCCCTCACCCCACCACCAGGGGGTGCTAGTGTCCAGCCGCTCCCCACCCCCGAGGCTGCCCACGCTCCTGGCCCCACCAGCAGTGCTCCCAACAGCCCCATGGCGCTGCTCACCATCGGGTCTAGCTCAGAGAAGGAG ATTGACGATGTCATCGATGAGATCATTAGCTTGGAGTCCAGTTACAATGATGAGATGCTCAGCTATCTGCCTGGAGGCAACACGGGGCTGCAGCTCCCTAGCACA CTGCCTGTGTCGGGGAATCTGCTTGATGTGTACAATAATCAGGGCGTAGCCACGCCAGCCATCACTGTCAGCAACTCCTGTCCAGCTGAGCTGCCCAATATCAAACGGGAGATCTCTG GCCCAGAAGCCCTGACCACTACCCCATCTCTTCCAGAGACGGAGGCCAAGGCCCTTTTGAAGGAACGGCAGAAGAAAGACAATCACAATCTGA TTGAACGTCGCAGGCGATTCAACATTAACGACAGGATCAAGGAGTTGGGCACCCTCATCCCCAAGTCCAGTGACCC GGAAATGCGCTGGAACAAGGGCACCATCCTAAAAGCCTCCGTGGATTACATCCGCAAGTTGCAGAAGGAGCAACAGCGCTCCAAAGACCTGGAGAGCCGGCAGCGATCCCTGGAGCAAGCCAACCGCAGCCTGCAGCTCCGAATCCAG GAGCTGGAGCTGCAGGCCCAGATCCATGGTCTGCCGGTGCCTCCCACGCCAGGGCTGCTCTCGCTGGCTGCAACTTCAGCCTCTGACAGTCTCAAGCCAGAGCAGCTGGATGTTGAAGAGGAAGGCAGGCCAGGCACAGCAATTTTTCATGCAACAGGGGGCCTTGCCCAAAGTGCTCCCCATCAGCAGCCGCCACCACCACCCTCAGATGCACTTCTGGACCTGCACTTTCCCAGCGACCACCTGGGGGATCTGGGGGACCCCTTCCATCTGGGGCTGGAGGACATtctgatggaggaggaggagggggtggtggggggactgTCAGGGGGCACCCTGTCCCCACTGCGGGCTGCCTCTGATCCCCTGCTTTCTTCAGTATCCCCTGCAGTCTCCAAGGCCAGCAGTCGCCGCAGCAGCTTCAGCATGGAAGAGGAGTCCTGA
- the TFE3 gene encoding transcription factor E3 isoform X6 translates to MSSSSSSRVLLRQQLMRAQAQEQERRERREQASSFPSPAPASPAISVVGVSAGGHTLGRPPPAQVPREVLKVQTHLENPTRYHLQQARRQQVKQYLSTTLGPKLASQALTPPPGGASVQPLPTPEAAHAPGPTSSAPNSPMALLTIGSSSEKEVSGCRRPSHVPPTPASSNAPLYFSQIDDVIDEIISLESSYNDEMLSYLPGGNTGLQLPSTLPVSGNLLDVYNNQGVATPAITVSNSCPAELPNIKREISGPEALTTTPSLPETEAKALLKERQKKDNHNLIERRRRFNINDRIKELGTLIPKSSDPEMRWNKGTILKASVDYIRKLQKEQQRSKDLESRQRSLEQANRSLQLRIQELELQAQIHGLPVPPTPGLLSLAATSASDSLKPEQLDVEEEGRPGTAIFHATGGLAQSAPHQQPPPPPSDALLDLHFPSDHLGDLGDPFHLGLEDILMEEEEGVVGGLSGGTLSPLRAASDPLLSSVSPAVSKASSRRSSFSMEEES, encoded by the exons ATGTCGTCCTCTTCTTCATCGCGGGTCTTGCTGCGGCAGCAGCTAATGAGGGCCCAGGCCCAGGAACAGGAGAGGCGTGAGCGTCGGGAACAGGCCTCTTCCTTCCCTAGTCCTGCACCTGCCTCTCCCGCCATCTCTGTGGTTGGCGTCTCTGCTGGGGGCCACACACTGGGTCGTCCTCCCCCAGCTCAGGTGCCCAGGGAGGTGCTCAAG GTGCAGACCCATCTGGAGAACCCAACACGCTATCATCTACAGCAGGCGCGCCGACAGCAGGTGAAACAGTACCTGTCCACCACACTTGGGCCCAAGCTGGCTTCCCAGGCCCTCACCCCACCACCAGGGGGTGCTAGTGTCCAGCCGCTCCCCACCCCCGAGGCTGCCCACGCTCCTGGCCCCACCAGCAGTGCTCCCAACAGCCCCATGGCGCTGCTCACCATCGGGTCTAGCTCAGAGAAGGAGGTGAGTGGCTGCAGACGACCCTCACATGTTCCCCCTACCCCAGCTTCTTCTAATGCTCCTCTGTATTTCTCCCAGATTGACGATGTCATCGATGAGATCATTAGCTTGGAGTCCAGTTACAATGATGAGATGCTCAGCTATCTGCCTGGAGGCAACACGGGGCTGCAGCTCCCTAGCACA CTGCCTGTGTCGGGGAATCTGCTTGATGTGTACAATAATCAGGGCGTAGCCACGCCAGCCATCACTGTCAGCAACTCCTGTCCAGCTGAGCTGCCCAATATCAAACGGGAGATCTCTG GCCCAGAAGCCCTGACCACTACCCCATCTCTTCCAGAGACGGAGGCCAAGGCCCTTTTGAAGGAACGGCAGAAGAAAGACAATCACAATCTGA TTGAACGTCGCAGGCGATTCAACATTAACGACAGGATCAAGGAGTTGGGCACCCTCATCCCCAAGTCCAGTGACCC GGAAATGCGCTGGAACAAGGGCACCATCCTAAAAGCCTCCGTGGATTACATCCGCAAGTTGCAGAAGGAGCAACAGCGCTCCAAAGACCTGGAGAGCCGGCAGCGATCCCTGGAGCAAGCCAACCGCAGCCTGCAGCTCCGAATCCAG GAGCTGGAGCTGCAGGCCCAGATCCATGGTCTGCCGGTGCCTCCCACGCCAGGGCTGCTCTCGCTGGCTGCAACTTCAGCCTCTGACAGTCTCAAGCCAGAGCAGCTGGATGTTGAAGAGGAAGGCAGGCCAGGCACAGCAATTTTTCATGCAACAGGGGGCCTTGCCCAAAGTGCTCCCCATCAGCAGCCGCCACCACCACCCTCAGATGCACTTCTGGACCTGCACTTTCCCAGCGACCACCTGGGGGATCTGGGGGACCCCTTCCATCTGGGGCTGGAGGACATtctgatggaggaggaggagggggtggtggggggactgTCAGGGGGCACCCTGTCCCCACTGCGGGCTGCCTCTGATCCCCTGCTTTCTTCAGTATCCCCTGCAGTCTCCAAGGCCAGCAGTCGCCGCAGCAGCTTCAGCATGGAAGAGGAGTCCTGA
- the TFE3 gene encoding transcription factor E3 isoform X1 yields MSHAAEPAQDGVEASAEGPRAVFLLLEDRRPADSAQLLSLNSLLPESGIVADIELENVLDPDSFYELKSPPLSLRSSLPISLQATPATPATLSASSSAEGSRTPAMSSSSSSRVLLRQQLMRAQAQEQERRERREQASSFPSPAPASPAISVVGVSAGGHTLGRPPPAQVPREVLKVQTHLENPTRYHLQQARRQQVKQYLSTTLGPKLASQALTPPPGGASVQPLPTPEAAHAPGPTSSAPNSPMALLTIGSSSEKEVSGCRRPSHVPPTPASSNAPLYFSQIDDVIDEIISLESSYNDEMLSYLPGGNTGLQLPSTLPVSGNLLDVYNNQGVATPAITVSNSCPAELPNIKREISGPEALTTTPSLPETEAKALLKERQKKDNHNLIERRRRFNINDRIKELGTLIPKSSDPEMRWNKGTILKASVDYIRKLQKEQQRSKDLESRQRSLEQANRSLQLRIQELELQAQIHGLPVPPTPGLLSLAATSASDSLKPEQLDVEEEGRPGTAIFHATGGLAQSAPHQQPPPPPSDALLDLHFPSDHLGDLGDPFHLGLEDILMEEEEGVVGGLSGGTLSPLRAASDPLLSSVSPAVSKASSRRSSFSMEEES; encoded by the exons ATGTCTCATGCGGCCGAGCCAGCTCAGGACGGCGTAGAGGCCAGCGCGGAGGGCCCTCGAGCCGTGTTCCTGTTGTTGGAGGACCGCAGGCCGGCCGACTCAGCCCAGCTGCTCAG CCTGAACTCTTTGCTTCCGGAGTCCGGGATTGTTGCTGACATCGAGTTAGAAAACGTCCTTGATCCTGACAGCTTCTACGAGCTCAAAAGCCCACCCCTATCGCTACGCTCAAG CCTCCCAATATCACTGCAGGCCACACCAGCCACCCCAGCTACACTATCTGCATCATCTTCTGCCGAGGGCTCCAGGACCCCTGCCATGTCGTCCTCTTCTTCATCGCGGGTCTTGCTGCGGCAGCAGCTAATGAGGGCCCAGGCCCAGGAACAGGAGAGGCGTGAGCGTCGGGAACAGGCCTCTTCCTTCCCTAGTCCTGCACCTGCCTCTCCCGCCATCTCTGTGGTTGGCGTCTCTGCTGGGGGCCACACACTGGGTCGTCCTCCCCCAGCTCAGGTGCCCAGGGAGGTGCTCAAG GTGCAGACCCATCTGGAGAACCCAACACGCTATCATCTACAGCAGGCGCGCCGACAGCAGGTGAAACAGTACCTGTCCACCACACTTGGGCCCAAGCTGGCTTCCCAGGCCCTCACCCCACCACCAGGGGGTGCTAGTGTCCAGCCGCTCCCCACCCCCGAGGCTGCCCACGCTCCTGGCCCCACCAGCAGTGCTCCCAACAGCCCCATGGCGCTGCTCACCATCGGGTCTAGCTCAGAGAAGGAGGTGAGTGGCTGCAGACGACCCTCACATGTTCCCCCTACCCCAGCTTCTTCTAATGCTCCTCTGTATTTCTCCCAGATTGACGATGTCATCGATGAGATCATTAGCTTGGAGTCCAGTTACAATGATGAGATGCTCAGCTATCTGCCTGGAGGCAACACGGGGCTGCAGCTCCCTAGCACA CTGCCTGTGTCGGGGAATCTGCTTGATGTGTACAATAATCAGGGCGTAGCCACGCCAGCCATCACTGTCAGCAACTCCTGTCCAGCTGAGCTGCCCAATATCAAACGGGAGATCTCTG GCCCAGAAGCCCTGACCACTACCCCATCTCTTCCAGAGACGGAGGCCAAGGCCCTTTTGAAGGAACGGCAGAAGAAAGACAATCACAATCTGA TTGAACGTCGCAGGCGATTCAACATTAACGACAGGATCAAGGAGTTGGGCACCCTCATCCCCAAGTCCAGTGACCC GGAAATGCGCTGGAACAAGGGCACCATCCTAAAAGCCTCCGTGGATTACATCCGCAAGTTGCAGAAGGAGCAACAGCGCTCCAAAGACCTGGAGAGCCGGCAGCGATCCCTGGAGCAAGCCAACCGCAGCCTGCAGCTCCGAATCCAG GAGCTGGAGCTGCAGGCCCAGATCCATGGTCTGCCGGTGCCTCCCACGCCAGGGCTGCTCTCGCTGGCTGCAACTTCAGCCTCTGACAGTCTCAAGCCAGAGCAGCTGGATGTTGAAGAGGAAGGCAGGCCAGGCACAGCAATTTTTCATGCAACAGGGGGCCTTGCCCAAAGTGCTCCCCATCAGCAGCCGCCACCACCACCCTCAGATGCACTTCTGGACCTGCACTTTCCCAGCGACCACCTGGGGGATCTGGGGGACCCCTTCCATCTGGGGCTGGAGGACATtctgatggaggaggaggagggggtggtggggggactgTCAGGGGGCACCCTGTCCCCACTGCGGGCTGCCTCTGATCCCCTGCTTTCTTCAGTATCCCCTGCAGTCTCCAAGGCCAGCAGTCGCCGCAGCAGCTTCAGCATGGAAGAGGAGTCCTGA